CCTGAATAATTTGATTGAACAAGACCATCGTCCAGTAAAGAGACGCAATAAATTCTATCGAAGTTTACGCACTGCCTCTACCACGATTAAAGGCATGGAAGCCATTCGAGGATTATATAAGAAAACCCGAAAAGAAGGCACTCTCTTCGGGTTTTCGGTCTGTACTGAAATCAAGGTATTATTGGGAATCCCAGCTTAAATCATAGATACCGTAAGGGATTTTATTCTTTATTTAAAACTTTGCAACAGAACCTCATTGAGTATGAGTAAAGCGGGTAACCAACATAAAATTATATGCAAGTTAAAAAGCTGAAACTTCAGCTTTTTTTCAGTTCTTTCTCAAAACTCCCCGACCTTGCTTCTACTCTAATTTCTTCGAGTGTCAGTGGGTGGGTCAGGCTGAGGCGGGCTGCGTGGAGCATGAGGCGGGGAGCGCTGACTTTGCTATAGAGTGGGTCGCCAATGAGGGCATGACCGTGGTGGGCTAGGTGGACGCGGATTTGGTGGGTGCGTCCAGTTTCTAAGCGGCAGGAAATCAGGCTGTTCTTGCCGACTTTTTCCAGTTGTTTGACATAAGTGACAGCCTCCTGACCCTTGCGGTGATCGACCAATCGTTTCCTGCGATCATGACGGTCGCGCCCGATTTTGTCTGTAATGGTCCAACTCTCCTGCTTGAGATGACCTTGGCAGAGGGCTAGATAATCGCGATAGATGACCTTATCCTCTAAGAGACGGTTGAGAATGGGCAGGATAAAGGGATTTTTGGCAAAAAGAATGGCTCCGCTGGTCTCCATATCCAGCCTGTGGACCACATAGCAGGTTTGACCGACATAAGCTGATACATGGTTGAGCAAGGCGATTTCCGTCGGCTCATTGCCGTGGGTCTTCATTCCTTCGGGCTTGTTAACGATAATCAGATGTTCATCTTGATAGAGCTCTTCGACCAAGTCTGCCTGTCCCATAGGAATCGTCTTTTCCGGATAATCTTCCTCATCAAAGGTCAATTCTAGCAGGTCACCGGGAGCAATGGAACTCTGCCAGTTAACGGTTTGCCCATTGATGGTGACGTGTTTTTTGGTGCGGAGGAAGTGGCGGATTTTTCTGGGAATGAGAAAATAATCTTCCAAGACTTCTTTGACAGTCAATTCTGGAAAGGCTTGGGGAATGCGAATGTCAATTTTCATCATAGGCTGGTTGAGTGTTTTGGTTGCACTTTTTCGTTTGGATTGATGTAGTTCATGGCATTGTTGACGGCAGTCGGAGCCTCGCCAAAGCCTGTAGCAATCAGGTCAACCTTGCCTTCGTAGTAGCAACAATCGCCGATAGCATAGACTCCGGCCTGCGAGGTTTCCTGTTTGCTGTTGACTAAAATGCGGTGACGATGCAGGTCTAATCCCCATTCTTTCAGGGTTCCGACCGATGATTTGAAACCGTAGTTGACAAAGAGGTGGTCGAAGTTCAGGGTGAGCTGGTCCTCGCTCTTGACCTTGTCGAAACGAATAGCAGCAGCTCTGCCATTTTCCCCAGAAAGTTCCTTAGGAACATAGGGAGTGTGGATGGCGACGCTAGACTTTTTCAGGTCCTCGACGCTGTGCTCTAGGGCACGGAAATTGTCGCGTCGGTGGACGATGCTGGTGGTTTTGGCGATTTTTTCAAAGGCCAGAGACCAGTCAACAGCGGAGTCGCCACCACCCAAGACAACGACATCCTTGTCTG
The sequence above is a segment of the Streptococcus suis genome. Coding sequences within it:
- a CDS encoding NAD(P)/FAD-dependent oxidoreductase, with the translated sequence MTEIYDITIIGGGPVGLFAAFYAHLRQAKVKVIDSLPQLGGQPAILYPEKSILDIPAFPSLTGQELTDNLLAQLAPFDTTICLNETLTAIQPGEVITLTTNKDTHQTKSVIIAMGGGAFKPRPLEIDGADSYENVHYHVSNIQQYADKDVVVLGGGDSAVDWSLAFEKIAKTTSIVHRRDNFRALEHSVEDLKKSSVAIHTPYVPKELSGENGRAAAIRFDKVKSEDQLTLNFDHLFVNYGFKSSVGTLKEWGLDLHRHRILVNSKQETSQAGVYAIGDCCYYEGKVDLIATGFGEAPTAVNNAMNYINPNEKVQPKHSTSL
- a CDS encoding RluA family pseudouridine synthase, coding for MKIDIRIPQAFPELTVKEVLEDYFLIPRKIRHFLRTKKHVTINGQTVNWQSSIAPGDLLELTFDEEDYPEKTIPMGQADLVEELYQDEHLIIVNKPEGMKTHGNEPTEIALLNHVSAYVGQTCYVVHRLDMETSGAILFAKNPFILPILNRLLEDKVIYRDYLALCQGHLKQESWTITDKIGRDRHDRRKRLVDHRKGQEAVTYVKQLEKVGKNSLISCRLETGRTHQIRVHLAHHGHALIGDPLYSKVSAPRLMLHAARLSLTHPLTLEEIRVEARSGSFEKELKKS